Below is a genomic region from Flammeovirgaceae bacterium SG7u.111.
TCTCCCAATCATATGTAGGGATAGAGCTAATGGGCGGCTATAGAGCCACGGGAACAAATACCTCTCAAGAAGTGAGCGGTGGTACCATTGGCCTAGTTACCGGAAAGGACTTTATAATGGTTTCGATCAGAGGGATTGGCATCTACCAGTCTGCGCTGAACCCCCAAACAAACATGAGCATCTTTGAAAGCCAGGCCGCCGTAAATATGCACGTGCTGAAAATGCTGGGAGCTGGCAAGTCATTTATTGACTTCTACCCACTAGCAGGTATTTCGGTAAGCAAGTATAAGTTTGGTTCACCAGATGCCGCAAATACTACCCAACCTCAAAAAACGACTGATTTTAATGGTTTGAGTTATAACCTCGGCGGTGGAGTTGTTTTCAAACTTAAAAACCGCTTCAAATTTGTACATCTCTTTGCAGAAGTATCCAACCAACACCTCCTGAGTGCCAGTGGAAACACAGATGGATTCGGGCTTGACAAATCTTTTTCTGGAAATATTGGACTCAGAATCGGTCGAATATTTACAAAATAAACCTTCTACTTAAAAGAACAGTGTCCTCTTTATCATTTTTGGTAAGATGGTGCGTTTTAAGAGTACATATTTTTGAAATAAAGAAGAAAATAAAAATAATTAAGGGACTTCTTTAAACTTTTTTATATGATTTAAAAACACCTTAGAGTTATGAAAAACATAAACAAACAGCCTCCAACTCCAGCACCTGCTGCCCCAAAAACAAAAGACCAATTCGATTTCATCAAACACCTTGAGCTATATTATTATGGTGAATCTGTTGATGTGATCCAGTCTGCTAAAAAACTTGTTGGTGAAAAAGGACAGGTTCACTTTACAGTAAAAAAACCAGTAGATTTTGAAGGGACAGATTATACTGCTGTAAAATTCAAACTTATGCCAGCTGCTGGAAAAAGCAGTTTCAAGCTGATAGAGTTCAGCTTATTAGTCAACCAGACCTCTGGTGCGGTTGTGGATGTAATAGAAGCTCACAAAGACCGCCAAAAGCTCGATGAAAAAGGCTTGATCATTACCCTAGGTAGGTTTTCCTCTGCTGCAGAACTAGATAAGAACCGCAAAATCGTACAATCATTTATGAATTTTCTAGAGAAAGAGAAGGCATAGCCATCCAAAACTCTTCCTCATCGTTTTACAGCACAAAAGACCTCGCAATGCGAGGTCTTTTGTGATACTGCAAGAAAAGTAAAACAAACTCTTTAAGCATTAGTAGTCTGCTTTGAATTTTCTTTTTCTTTAAGAACTCTTCTCAATATTTTGCCTACGTTCGATTTTGGCAACTCATCCATAAACTCTACATATTTGGGAACTTTGTAGCCTGTAAGACAAGTTTTACAGTACGTCCGAATGTCTTCTGCAGTAAGCGATTCGTCTTTTTTAACGATAAACACTTTTACCGCTTCGGTAGATCTTTCATCGGGTACGCCAATAGCTGCTACTTCCATCACCCCTTTGTGTTTTGAAATCTCATCCTCTACTTCGTTAGGATACACGTTAAAGCCTGAGACCAAAATCATATCCTTCTTCCTATCTACTATCTTGAAAAAACCATCTTCTTCCATCATCCCAATATCTCCAGTCCTAAACCAGCCGTTTACAAATACCTTTCGAGTTTCATCGTCTCGTTTCCAATATCCTTTCATCACCTGTGGCCCTTTGGCACAAATCTCCCCTACCTGCCCTTGCTCAAGCTGTTCACCATTTTCATCTGCCACAATTATCTCCGTACTAGGAGCCGGAAGCCCAATGGTACCTATTTTTTCAGTTCCATCAATAGGGTTGCATGAGAGCAAAGGCGAAGTCTCGCTCAACCCATACCCCTCTACCAGAGGAGTGCCTGTCACCTCTTCCCATTTTCTGGCTACAGCATTTTGCACCGCCATGCCTCCACCTACAGCTATTTTTAACGACGAAAAGTCTAAGTTCCTAAACCGCTCGTTGTTCAGCATCGCATTGAAAAGTGTATTGACACCAGTTAGCACGGAAAAAGGATATTTTTCCATGTCTTTGATGAACGCTTCCATATCCCTCGGGTTCACTATAAGTACATTTTTAGCACCAATGCGAAGCATGGCCAAACAGTTTACCGTAAGGGCAAAAATATGGTACAAAGGAAGTGGAGTGACAACTACTTCTTTGCGTTCAATCAACTTGGGCTTCATCCATTCCAAAATCTGGAGCATGTTTGCCAGAATATTCCTGTGGGTAAGCATCGCCCCTTTCGAAACACCGGTAGTACCACCCGTGTACTGCAAAAACATCAGGTCATCACCA
It encodes:
- a CDS encoding AMP-binding protein, which produces MKEHKWFEKYPEGTKHEIDPDIYPSMLEMLEESMKKYEGLIAYEGMDKSLKFEDIDRLTKDFAAFLQSLGLKPGDRIAIQMPNVLQYPIALLGSIRAGLVVVGTNPLYTAREMEHQFKDSGAKALVVLANFASSAQKVLPQTDIEHVIVTEIGDMLGGIKKPLVNFVVKYIKKMVPSYSLPKAIKFNTALAKGASMTYKRPTITGDDLMFLQYTGGTTGVSKGAMLTHRNILANMLQILEWMKPKLIERKEVVVTPLPLYHIFALTVNCLAMLRIGAKNVLIVNPRDMEAFIKDMEKYPFSVLTGVNTLFNAMLNNERFRNLDFSSLKIAVGGGMAVQNAVARKWEEVTGTPLVEGYGLSETSPLLSCNPIDGTEKIGTIGLPAPSTEIIVADENGEQLEQGQVGEICAKGPQVMKGYWKRDDETRKVFVNGWFRTGDIGMMEEDGFFKIVDRKKDMILVSGFNVYPNEVEDEISKHKGVMEVAAIGVPDERSTEAVKVFIVKKDESLTAEDIRTYCKTCLTGYKVPKYVEFMDELPKSNVGKILRRVLKEKENSKQTTNA